A single Amphiprion ocellaris isolate individual 3 ecotype Okinawa chromosome 15, ASM2253959v1, whole genome shotgun sequence DNA region contains:
- the LOC111575246 gene encoding kelch-like protein 10, protein MKEPEPPGQQSSLYNELRFNGEFCDAVIKVEDAEFQIHKIILCRCTPYFRDLFSRCSSPDQVVFSIPNLSADVMQLIIEFAYGCSVSVTEDNVQELLLAADQLGVKSLVQTCCCFLGEQLCPRNCIAIWRLTNVCISPELRHKAYRYIADHFEDVVSCEDFLQLSVEELTDILDRDELSVRQENSVYEAMMKWIAHVPEERQGHIAALLSKVRLALLSTEYITINVLSNELVKNSAKCLTLVKHATTIIHRTERPSAYGFCNRLARPRLPNAILLATGGWSGGDPTNSIEAYDFRADQWVSVANGLEHPRAYHGTAFLSGFVYCVGGFNRVQHLNSVYRLDLTSCTWQEVANMHCCRCYVSVTVLNGRIYAMGGYDGQVRLSTAECYQPQTNQWSHIAPMHEQRSDASCTTLHNKVYICGGFNGSECLQTAEYYSPETNQWTMIAAMNIRRSGIGVIAYADQVFAVGGFDGNDRLRSAEAYNPQTNTWTEVSSMITPRSNFGIEVIDDRLFAVGGFNGFTTTFNVESYDTTKNEWSEAADMDVFRSALSCCVVFGLPNMADYAATRDALLLSHSEEDTMESEDSS, encoded by the exons ATGAAGGAACCGGAACCTCCTGGCCAGCAGAGCTCGCTGTACAATGAGCTCCGTTTCAATGGAGAGTTTTGTGATGCAGTCATCAAAGTGGAGGATGCTGAATTTCAAATCCACAAGATCATCCTGTGCCGCTGCACTCCGTATTTCCG AGATCTTTTCTCACGCTGCTCCAGTCCAGACCAAGTGGTCTTCAGCATCCCCAACCTGTCTGCTGACGTGATGCAGCTCATCATTGAGTTTGCGTATGGCTGCTCTGTTTCTGTGACGGAGGACAACGTCCAGGAACTTCTGCTGGCAGCAGATCAGCTCGGCGTGAAGAGTTTGGTCcagacctgctgctgcttcctcgGGGAACAGCTCTGCCCACGGAACTGCATCGCTATCTGGCGTCTTACGAACGTCTGCATCTCTCCTGAACTGCGGCACAAGGCCTACCGCTACATCGCTGATCACTTTGAGGATGTTGTTTCCTGTGAAGACTTCCTGCAGCTGTCTGTGGAGGAACTCACTGATATCCTTGATAGAGATGAGCTCAGTGTGAGGCAGGAGAACAGTGTGTATGAGGCCATGATGAAGTGGATTGCTCACGTACCCGAAGAACGACAAGGACACATCGCTGCTCTTCTGTCTAAG GTCCGGCTGGCTTTGCTCAGTACAGAGTACATCACCATCAATGTGCTGTCCAATGAGCTGGTGAAGAACAGCGCTAAGTGCCTAACCTTGGTGAAGCATGCCACCACAATCATACATCGCACAGAGAGACCCTCAGCTTATGGCTTCTGTAACCGTCTCGCTCGTCCTCGCCTGCCCAATGCCATCCTATTGGCCACCGGGGGCTGGAGTGGTGGTGATCCAACCAACAGCATTGAGGCATACGATTTCCGAGCTGACCAGTGGGTCAGCGTGGCAAACGGTTTGGAGCATCCTCGTGCCTATCATGGCACCGCCTTCCTCAGCGGCTTTGTCTACTGCGTGGGAGGCTTCAACAGGGTGCAGCACTTGAATAGCGTATACCGCTTAGACCTGACGTCATGCACCTGGCAGGAAGTGGCGAACATGCACTGCTGCCGCTGCTACGTAAGCGTGACTGTGCTGAATGGACGCATCTATGCCATGGGAGGCTACGATGGCCAAGTGAGACTCAGCACTGCAGAGTGCTACCAACCCCAGACCAACCAGTGGAGCCATATTGCACCCATGCATGAGCAGAGGAGTGATGCCAGCTGCACGACACTCCACAACAAG GTTTACATCTGTGGTGGATTTAATGGGAGCGAGTGCCTGCAAACGGCTGAATATTACAGTCCAGAGACCAACCAGTGGACCATGATCGCTGCCATGAACATCCGACGCAGCGGAATAGGAGTCATCGCATATGCAGATCAAGTCTTTGCA GTCGGTGGCTTTGATGGCAACGACCGTCTGCGCAGCGCTGAGGCCTACAACCCACAAACCAACACCTGGACCGAGGTGTCCTCCATGATTACTCCACGCAGCAACTTTGGTATTGAAGTAATCGATGACCGGCTGTTTGCTGTCGGGGGCTTCAACGGCTTCACCACCACTTTTAATGTGGAGTCCTACGACACCACAAAGAATGAATGGTCTGAGGCCGCCGACATGGATGTTTTCAGGAGCGCCCTGAGCTGCTGTGTAGTGTTTGGACTCCCAAACATGGCAGATTATGCTGCCACTCGTGATGCTCTGCTGCTTTCACATTCGGAGGAAGACACGATGGAGTCAGAAGACTCCAGCTGA
- the LOC111575235 gene encoding gastrula zinc finger protein XlCGF57.1-like encodes MSGLQSLKVFISQRLTAAVDEVLGHLERTIREYEETERRHRDLLLLTAEKKQRKADGQQLSVRREDQQGQTEQEVQEDQQVQESWGDQQDQQDQEFQQNEEFQQNQEFQEDQEDLELPYIKEEQDELWSSQEGEQLQGLQEAEITKFTFSPVSVKTEDDEEKPQSSQLHYRHSVGGPERGLEHVQPGTADRTPHCSEPGVAVNSVGWNICQKSFSCSECGKRFGFKGQLEAHMRCHTGERPFRCSVCKKCFSWSGRLQKHMRIHTGEKPFSCSVCGKSFVESGNLKVHMRIHTGEKPFGCSVCGKRYAQRGNLQQHMVVHRGDPMFSCSVCNRRFTWLYQLNSHECVPQSSQLHHSHTEQNTHPVGGPEAEPHVQPGTADWTSHCSEPGVAVNNVGWNICQKSFSCSECGKRFGFQGQLKAHMRCHTGERPFRCSVCKKCFSWNRCLQKHMKIHTGEKPFSCSVCGKGFVERGNLKVHMRIHTGEKPFGCSICGKSYAQRGGLTKHLEVHRGKK; translated from the exons ATGTCGGGACTGCAGAGTCTGAAGGTTTTTATCAGCCAGCGGCTCACGGCTGCTGTGGACGAGGTCCTGGGACACTTAGAGAGAACCATCCGGGAGTACGAGGAGACGGAGCGGCGTCACCGGGACCTGCTGCTGCTAACGGCGGAGAAAAAGCAGCGGAAGGCAG ATGGTCAGCAGCTATCGGTGAGGAGAGAAGACCAGCAGGGCCAGACGGAGCAGGAGGTCCAAGAGGACCAGCAGGTCCAGGAGTCCTGGGGGGACCAGCAAGACCAGCAGGACCAGGAGTTCCAGCAAAACGAGGAgttccagcagaaccaggagttccaggaggaccaggaggaccTTGAGCTTCCTTACATCAAAGAGGAGCAGGACGAACTGTGGAGCAGTCAGGAGGGAGAGCAGCTTCAAGGCCTGCAGGAGGCAGAAATCACCAAGTTCACCTTCAGTCCTGTTTCTGTGAAGACTGAGGATGATGAAGAGAAACCACAgtcctcacagcttcattacAGACATTCTGTGGGAGGACCAGAACGAGGACTAGAACACGTGCAGCCAGGTACTGCTGACCGGACACCACACTGTTCTGAACCTGGAGTTGCTGTCAACAGTGTGGGATGGAACATCTGCCAGAAGTCTTTCAGCTGCTCTGAGTGTGGGAAGAGATTTGGCTTTAAGGGGCAGCTGGAGGCCCACATGAGGTGTCACACAGGCGAACGGCCGTTCAGGTGTTCGGTTTGTAAGAAGTGTTTCTCATGGAGCGGACGTTTGCAGAAACACATGAGAATCCACACTGGGGAGAAACCTTTCAGCTGCTCAGTGTGCGGTAAAAGTTTTGTAGAAAGTGGAAACCTGAAGGTACACATGAGGAttcacacaggagagaaaccattTGGTTGCTCTGTATGTGGGAAGAGATATGCACAAAGGGGGAATCTGCAGCAACACATGGTGGTCCACAGAGGAGACCCAATGTTCAGCTGTAGCGTCTGTAACAGAAGGTTCACATGGCTTTATCAACTCAACAGCCACGAGTGTGTTCCTCAGTCCTCACAGCTTCATCACAGCCACACCGAGCAGAACACACACCCTGTCGGAGGACCAGAAGCAGAGCCACACGTGCAGCCAGGTACTGCTGACTGGACGTCACACTGTTCTGAACCTGGAGTCGCTGTCAACAATGTGGGATGGAACATCTGCCAGAAGTCTTTCAGCTGCTCTGAGTGCGGGAAGAGGTTCGGTTTTCAGGGGCAGCTGAAGGCCCACATGAGGTGTCACACAGGAGAACGGCCTTTCAGGTGTTCGGTTTGCAAGAAGTGTTTCTCGTGGAACAGATGTTTACAGAAGCACATGAAAAttcacacaggagagaaacctTTCAGCTGCTCGGTGTGTGGTAAAGGTTTTGTAGAGCGTGGAAATCTGAAGGTACACATGAGGAttcacacaggagagaaaccattTGGCTGCTCTATCTGTGGTAAGAGTTATGCTCAAAGGGGAGGTCTGACCAAGCACCTGGAAGTGcacagagggaaaaaatga
- the LOC111575234 gene encoding gastrula zinc finger protein XlCGF57.1-like isoform X2 produces the protein MKTESDGEEPKRSSDLHTEDKDSDSSDTEVSDGDWEQKRESPSGLFSLKNNECTVIDINCNVERSFSCSECGQRFGRKPHLKAHMRIHTGEKPFSCSFCGKRFSQKGNSISHMRLHTGEKPFSCSVCQKSFRYSGDVSRHMKIHTGKKKVNSRIRDTNSSNTVIASEPSKNTGRQRHSEPEPDKEPETAASNGCWKEAKEPQSDLNSQQTYEVSVSDGRNNTDRESFSCSECGRTFCRRDHLMSHVRTHTGEKPFSCSVCNKRFSCSGNILAHMRIHTGEKPFECSFCGKSFSQKGTLQLHERIHTGEKPFSCPFCEKRFAHKRRMTLHMSVHTEEKRFSCSACGKRFTWYTQLKTHRCVGESSQPRQSQSEKKASPKESFNCSDCGKKFSLKGNLKTHMRIHTGEKPFSCSVCGKGFKQNVHLTEHMTIHTGEKLYKCSICGKGFNKKLLLKNHMCV, from the coding sequence ATGAAAACTGAATCTGATGGAGAGGAACCAAAAAGAAGTTCAGATCTACATACTGAAGACAAGGATTCAGATTCTTCAGACACTGAAGTCAGTGACGGTGACTGGGAGCAGAAGAGAGAATCTCCGTCAGGTTTATTTTCcctgaaaaataatgaatgcaCTGTAATCGATATTAATTGCAATGTGGAGCGATCCTTCAGCTGCTCCGAGTGTGGTCAGAGGTTTGGTCGCAAGCCACATCTCAAAGCACACATGAGGATTCACACGGGAGAGAAACCATTCAGCTGCTCGTTTTGTGGTAAAAGATTTTCTCAGAAGGGAAACTCCATCAGTCACATGAGACttcacacaggagagaaaccattCAGCTGCTCCGTCTGTCAGAAGAGCTTCAGATACAGTGGCGACGTCAGCAGACACATGAAGATCCATACGGGGAAGAAGAAGGTGAACAGCAGgatcagagacacaaacagcagtAATACTGTCATTGCATCAGAACCAAGCAAAAACACAGGTCGACAAAGACattcagaaccagaacctgacaAAGAACCTGAGACTGCAGCCAGCAACGGCTGCTGGAAAGAAGCCAAAGAGCCCCAATCAGATCTAAACTCTCAGCAGACTTATGAAGTCTCTGTCAGCGATGGAAGAAACAATACTGACAGAGAGTCTTTCAGCTGCTCTGAATGTGGCAGAACTTTCTGCCGCAGAGACCACCTGATGAGCCACGTGAGGACGCATACTGGAGAGAAACCGTTCAGCTGCTCTGTCTGTAACAAGCGCTTCAGCTGCAGTGGGAACATTCTGGCACACATGAGGATCCACACTGGCGAGAAACCGTTTGAATGCTCATTCTGTGGCAAAAGTTTCAGCCAGAAAGGAACTCTGCAGCTACATGAAAGAATTCACACGGGAGAGAAACCATTCAGCTGCCCTTTCTGTGAGAAGAGATTTGCACATAAAAGGAGAATGACACTGCACATGTCTGTCCACACCGAGGAAAAACGCTTCAGTTGCAGTGCCTGCGGCAAAAGATTCACCTGGTACACACAGCTGAAGACCCACAGGTGTGTCGGCGAATCATCGCAGCCTCGCCAGAGCCAATCAGAGAAGAAGGCTTCTCCAAAAGAATCCTTCAACTGTTCTGACTGCGGGaaaaaattcagtttgaagGGCAACCTTAAGACACACATGAGAATTCATACAGGGGAAAAGCCATtcagctgctctgtttgtgGGAAAGGTTTTAAACAAAACGTTCATCTGACAGAACACATGACTATTCACACAGGGGAGAAACTCTACAAATGCAGCATCTGCGGGAAGGGATTCAATAAGAAACTGCTCTTGAAAAACCACATGTGTGTTTAA
- the LOC111575234 gene encoding gastrula zinc finger protein XlCGF57.1-like isoform X1 yields the protein MDRYREVPDGVLEPETKLRGEVLPSDVRKVIVGEEEEQQQWSPSQHIKEEQEELWSSQEGEITKLTFSAFSVKTEDIEALHHSQGEQMKTESDGEEPKRSSDLHTEDKDSDSSDTEVSDGDWEQKRESPSGLFSLKNNECTVIDINCNVERSFSCSECGQRFGRKPHLKAHMRIHTGEKPFSCSFCGKRFSQKGNSISHMRLHTGEKPFSCSVCQKSFRYSGDVSRHMKIHTGKKKVNSRIRDTNSSNTVIASEPSKNTGRQRHSEPEPDKEPETAASNGCWKEAKEPQSDLNSQQTYEVSVSDGRNNTDRESFSCSECGRTFCRRDHLMSHVRTHTGEKPFSCSVCNKRFSCSGNILAHMRIHTGEKPFECSFCGKSFSQKGTLQLHERIHTGEKPFSCPFCEKRFAHKRRMTLHMSVHTEEKRFSCSACGKRFTWYTQLKTHRCVGESSQPRQSQSEKKASPKESFNCSDCGKKFSLKGNLKTHMRIHTGEKPFSCSVCGKGFKQNVHLTEHMTIHTGEKLYKCSICGKGFNKKLLLKNHMCV from the exons ATGGATCGGTACCGAGAGGTGCCGGACGGAGTTCTGGAGCCCGAAACGAAGCTACGAGGAGAAG TTCTACCCTCAGATGTCCGAAAAGTGATTgttggggaggaggaggagcagcagcagtggagccCCAGTCAGCACAttaaagaggagcaggaggaactgTGGAGCAGTCAGGAGGGAGAGATCACCAAGCTCACCTTCAGTGCTTTCTCTGTGAAGACTGAGGATATTGAAGCGCTTCATCACAGCCAAGGTGAACAGATGAAAACTGAATCTGATGGAGAGGAACCAAAAAGAAGTTCAGATCTACATACTGAAGACAAGGATTCAGATTCTTCAGACACTGAAGTCAGTGACGGTGACTGGGAGCAGAAGAGAGAATCTCCGTCAGGTTTATTTTCcctgaaaaataatgaatgcaCTGTAATCGATATTAATTGCAATGTGGAGCGATCCTTCAGCTGCTCCGAGTGTGGTCAGAGGTTTGGTCGCAAGCCACATCTCAAAGCACACATGAGGATTCACACGGGAGAGAAACCATTCAGCTGCTCGTTTTGTGGTAAAAGATTTTCTCAGAAGGGAAACTCCATCAGTCACATGAGACttcacacaggagagaaaccattCAGCTGCTCCGTCTGTCAGAAGAGCTTCAGATACAGTGGCGACGTCAGCAGACACATGAAGATCCATACGGGGAAGAAGAAGGTGAACAGCAGgatcagagacacaaacagcagtAATACTGTCATTGCATCAGAACCAAGCAAAAACACAGGTCGACAAAGACattcagaaccagaacctgacaAAGAACCTGAGACTGCAGCCAGCAACGGCTGCTGGAAAGAAGCCAAAGAGCCCCAATCAGATCTAAACTCTCAGCAGACTTATGAAGTCTCTGTCAGCGATGGAAGAAACAATACTGACAGAGAGTCTTTCAGCTGCTCTGAATGTGGCAGAACTTTCTGCCGCAGAGACCACCTGATGAGCCACGTGAGGACGCATACTGGAGAGAAACCGTTCAGCTGCTCTGTCTGTAACAAGCGCTTCAGCTGCAGTGGGAACATTCTGGCACACATGAGGATCCACACTGGCGAGAAACCGTTTGAATGCTCATTCTGTGGCAAAAGTTTCAGCCAGAAAGGAACTCTGCAGCTACATGAAAGAATTCACACGGGAGAGAAACCATTCAGCTGCCCTTTCTGTGAGAAGAGATTTGCACATAAAAGGAGAATGACACTGCACATGTCTGTCCACACCGAGGAAAAACGCTTCAGTTGCAGTGCCTGCGGCAAAAGATTCACCTGGTACACACAGCTGAAGACCCACAGGTGTGTCGGCGAATCATCGCAGCCTCGCCAGAGCCAATCAGAGAAGAAGGCTTCTCCAAAAGAATCCTTCAACTGTTCTGACTGCGGGaaaaaattcagtttgaagGGCAACCTTAAGACACACATGAGAATTCATACAGGGGAAAAGCCATtcagctgctctgtttgtgGGAAAGGTTTTAAACAAAACGTTCATCTGACAGAACACATGACTATTCACACAGGGGAGAAACTCTACAAATGCAGCATCTGCGGGAAGGGATTCAATAAGAAACTGCTCTTGAAAAACCACATGTGTGTTTAA
- the LOC111575233 gene encoding gastrula zinc finger protein xFG20-1-like, producing MSKSQRLKGSDKRPLLTSARRQLIVRLERSIPGYEQLIDRRTELLDLVSKPDELRRTDIQQLLVKKGDEDHHNQQNQQDLEDPHIKEEQMELGTVPRPTEHDGEDCRGSDSDFPELEREDSDKDWDPSDLHKRINTLGEEFSCSLCSKNFAQRQSLKYHLKTHIGEKPFSCSVCNKRFMQKGNLKYHMIVHSAERPYSCNVCSRTFRWPAQVKAHKCKLSERCRKQPKKSLSCSKCAETFPDRLLLAAHKKVHQEKKLLSCSVCGLQARFRSQLQIHMRKHTGEKPYSCTICGKRFSQIGITKQHMLVHAKEKPFSCTDCGKRFSWHFQIKRHKCRTRFWQYSGSSAVWNLNPDKILELRTDETTEAETVIADSDSTFWRETRKHQLGFTYQRNKKVSESDREPNIEKKMSDCPDVKTETKHENGDVFSQNRHLQSYCQTHENSWNHSDTKLLYSESQKALEDRNTQQTHLRHSTAEKPFSCSFSGKKFSNGGYLAQHISMHKGEKLLGCFICKKTFSEELELISHECVGESSQHHQTKKQFSCYFRRHPRCSVCNAGFSDRDSLVQHMRSHTRQTQFLCSICGKDFAWRRHLTKHMENHVKKKLYRCSICYRKFTCPKKLSHHWCVHRSSQLHHSGSAEHMEADGENCREPEQNPLLQADTENKTADSSDADTDDSDCWKENRRDHFTSEKHHKVPESDTTLYRNTFIQQFTCGQDLSQNTEFHTEVQREEEQEELTSTDIKEEQKEPVPSDIKEEQEELVPIKEEQEDTDITKFTFSSVPMKTEEDEEKPQSSKLHQGNSVGQPDPDLDSNIGGVYFKSDDSVDSDFWKDTRQRQSGNDSGRNLFSSSDETNLQPESDDSIDSDFWKDGRNSQLGSNSLKHNGVSDGAVRDDAKKKPYSCTECGKTFRYVFHMKTHMKLHTEERPFFCSVCGQKCLYKSHLKIHMRTHTGEKPFVCPICGKKYAHKASMQSHMSEHAKHYSCSVCERSFAWYTELKYHQCVRESSHDQTYRRETT from the exons atgtccaaatccCAGCGGCTCAAAGGTTCCGACAAACGGCCGCTGCTGACTTCCGCTCGCAGACAGCTGATCGTCCGTTTGGAGAGATCCATCCCGGGATACGAGCAGCTGATCGACCGGCGGACGGAACTCCTGGATCTGGTTTCAAAGCCCGACGAGCTGCGGAGAACAG ACATCCAGCAGTTGTTGGTGAAGAAAGGAGATGAAGACCACCACAACCAGCAAAACCAGCAGGACCTGGAGGATCCACACATTAAAGAGGAGCAAATGGAACTAGGCACAGTTCCAAGACCAACAGAACATGATGGAGAGGACTGTAGAGGATCAGATTCAGACTTTCCTGAACTTGAGAGGGAAGACAGCGACAAAGACTGGGACCCTTCGGACTTACACAAGAGAATAAATACATTGGGAGAAGAGTTCAGCTGCTCTCTGTGTAGTAAAAACTTTGCTCAAAGACAAAGTCTGAAATACCACTTAAAAACTCACATAGGAGAGAAACCGTTCAGCTGCTCAGTTTGTAATAAAAGATTCATGCAGAAAGGAAACTTAAAGTATCACATGATTGTGCACTCAGCAGAGAGACCGTACAGCTGCAACGTTTGCAGCAGAACTTTCCGGTGGCCAGCGCAGGTCAAAGCTCACAAGTGCAAGTTATCTGAGCGGTGCCGGAAACAACCCAAGAAATCACTGAGTTGCTCCAAATGTGCTGAAACATTTCCTGACAGATTGCTGCTGGCAGCCCACAAGAAGGTCCATCAAGAGAagaaactgctgagctgctcgGTGTGTGGTCTGCAAGCTCGCTTCAGATCTCAGCTGCAGATTCACATGAGAAAACACACTGGAGAGAAACCCTACAGTTGCACTATATGTGGGAAAAGATTCTCTCAAATTGGAATCACAAAGCAGCACATGTTGGTACACGCAAAGGAGAAACCGTTCAGCTGCACCGACTGTGGGAAAAGATTTTCCTGGCATTTTCAGATCAAAAGGCACAAGTGTCGTACCAGGTTCTGGCAGTACAGTGGATCTTCAGCAGTCTGGAACCTGAATCCAGATAAAATTTTGGAACTACGGACAGATGAAACGACTGAAGCCGAGACTGTCATTGCAGACAGTGACAGTACCTTTTGGAGAGAGACTAGGAAACATCAGTTAGGTTTCACATAccagagaaataaaaaagtcTCTGAAAGTGATAGAGAGCCTaatattgaaaagaaaatgtcagattGTCCTGATGTtaaaactgaaaccaaacatgaGAATGGAGATGTTTTCAGTCAGAACAGACATCTGCAGTCATACTGTCAGACACATGAAAACTCATGGAATCATTCTGACACAAAACTGTTGTACTCTGAAAGTCAAAAAGCACTTGAAGACAGAAACACTCAGCAGACACACCTGAGACACTCAACTGCAGAGAAACCATTCAGCTGCTCATTCTCTGGGAAAAAATTTAGTAATGGAGGATATCTGGCACAGCACATATCGATGCATAAGGGAGAGAAACTACTCGGCTGCTTTATCTGTAAGAAAACTTTCAGTGAGGAGTTGGAGCTCATCAGCCATGAGTGTGTTGGTGAGTCCTCACAGCATCATCAAACTAAGAAACAGTTCAGTTGTTACTTCAGACGTCACCCAAGATGTTCGGTGTGTAACGCTGGTTTTAGTGACAGAGACTCTCTAGTTCAACATATGAGAAGCCACACAAGACAAACACAGTTTCTCTGCTCGATTTGTGGAAAAGACTTTGCATGGAGAAGACATCTGACCAAACACATGGAAAATCATGTGAAGAAGAAACTGTACCGTTGCAGCATTTGTTACAGGAAATTCACCTGCCCAAAGAAACTCAGTCACCATTGGTGTGTTCACCGTTCATCACAGCTTCATCACAGCGGTTCGGCTGAACACATGGAGGCTGATGGAGAGAACTGTAGAGAACCAGAACAAAATCCACTTTTACAAGCAGACACTGAAAACAAgactgcagattcttctgacGCCGACACTGACGACAGCGACTgttggaaagaaaacagaagagatCACTTTACCTCTGAGAAACATCACAAAGTCCCCGAGAGCGATACAACACTATACAGAAATACTTTCATACAACAGTTTACATGTGGACAAGATCTGAGCCAAAACACTGAGTTCCATACAGAGGTACAGAGggaagaggagcaggaagaACTAACGTCCACAGATATTAAAGAGGAGCAGAAGGAACCGGTGCCCTCAGATATTAAAGAGGAGCAGGAAGAACTGGTGCCTAttaaagaggagcaggaggacacTGATATCACCAAGTTCACCTTCAGTTCTGTCCCCATGAAGactgaagaagatgaagagaaaccTCAGTCCTCAAAGCTCCATCAGGGCAACTCTGTGGGACAACCAGACCCAGATCTAGACTCAAATATAGGAGGAGTGTATTTTAAAAGTGACGACAGTGTTGACAGTGATTTCTGGAAAGACACCAGGCAGCGTCAGTCAGGAAATGATTCTGGTAGAAACCTCTTCAGCTCATCTGATGAGACGAATCTGCAGCCGGAGAGCGACGACAGCATTGACAGCGACTTCTGGAAGGACGGCAGGAATTCTCAGTTGGGTTCAAACTCTCTGAAACACAATGGAGTCTCTGACGGTGCAGTGAGAGATGATGCCAAGAAGAAACCATACAGCTGTACTGAGTGCGGTAAAACATTTCGTTACGTTTTCCACATGAAGACTCACATGAAGCTGCACACAGAGGAGAGGCCATTCTTTTGCTCCGTCTGCGGTCAGAAATGTCTTTACAAGTCGCACCTGAAGATCCACATGAGGACTCACACTGGAGAGAAACCCTTTGTCTGCCCaatttgtgggaaaaaatatgctCACAAAGCTAGCATGCAGTCACACATGTCTGAACACGCCAAACATTACAGCTGTAGCGTGTGTGAACGAAGCTTTGCCTGGTACACAGAGCTGAAATACCATCAGTGTGTCAGAGaatcatcacatgatcaaacaTACAGGAGAGAAACCACGTAG